AAGTATTCTGCCATAGACAGTCCGGCAAGCCCGACGCGGAGGCGTGCCCCCGGCGGCTCATTCATCTGTCCGAACACCATCGCCGTTTTATCAATTACACCGTATTCGTCAAGTTCAAGCCAGAATTGATTGCCTTCGCGTGTCCGTTCACCAACCGTGTTGTGTCGCGATGTTGTAAATGAGTTCGGCAACCAGTACTGTCTTCCCCACGCCAGCCCCGCCCAAGAATCCGACCTTTCCACCCCGGACGACCGGTTGAATCAGATCGATGACTTTGATGCCGGTTTCTAACATTTCGGTACTTGTGCTAAGTTCTGCCTGCGCGGGTGGTGGTCTGTGAATGGAGTATCGCTCGGACTCACCTGCTTCACCCTTTTCATCAATGGGCTGACCTGTCACATCGAAAACGCGTCCGAGCACAGCATCACCGACAGGAACAGTAATAGGACCGCCAGTGTCGGTTGCAACTGTGCCTCGGACTAACCCGTCCGTTATGTCCATTGCGACTGCACGGACTCGATTTTCGCCTAAGTGCTGTTGAACCTCAAGTACGAGTTCGGTTCCATCGTAACGCTGAGCTGTAACAGCATTCAGGATATCCGGCAATTCGCCTTCCGAGAAATCTATGTCAACTCGCGCACCGACAACTTCTAAAATTTTTCCTTGGTTCATTTTTTTAATTATACCTTGCGGTGGAACGGCGGGATTTGTGCCTCAACATGTCTTTCTCTGTAGCCGCCTGCGCCGTTGTTGCAGGCTGCCTAATTTGAATCATCTTGTCAATGGTACCCACACGCTAAAGCGTGGAGCTTGTGCTTCCTCGCGACTGCGGTTTTCTCTAAGAGTCCACCGTCTGACTGTCGCTCCACTTTAGGCAGCCAAGCCTGCCCGTTTGATATTGATAGCAGCGTTTACGTCTCTGTCGTGGTGTGAACCACATTCGGGACATGTCCACTGTCTATCTGAAAGAGAGAGTTCTTTGTTATGAAAACCACAATCACTACAAGGTTTTGTTGTTGCTGTCCATTGACTGATTTTGACAAAGGTTTTACCGTGTTTAGCACACTTTTGTTCGAATATCTGTAGAAACTGCCCGAAGGCATGGTCAGAGACTTTGCGTCCCCAAAGACGTTTCATGCCGTCAAGGTTCAGCGTTTCAAAACAGAGGGTATCAAACGCTGTGCAAAGTTCGGTAGCAAGTTTCCACTGCCAATCTTCTCTTTGTCGGGCAACTTTTCTGTGCTGCCTTGCCAAAGCACGACACGCACGATACCAATTGTTAGAACCTTTGACTTTACGACTCAGTGCTTTACTTAGAGACTTCAACGTTTGTAGGGATTGTTTGAAAAACTGCGGAGATGCTATCTTCTTGCTTTCGCTATTTGTGAGGAATGTTTTGTTTCCATAATCAAACCCTGCGCTCTTACCCGTCTTGGGTTTCGGTTCGGCATCGTCAACATTCTCGCACGAAAAGCATATCCAATAGTCACCGCAGTTATCACGTTTGAGTGTGATTGCCTTGATGAGACCTTTGATTTCACGGTGTTTGTGGAAGGAAAACCACGTGCCTATGCAATTGATTTTGATACGATTTTCTTCAAATGTGTATCCAGCTTGTGTGAACGTCATGGAGTTGTATTTATGACGGGGTTTGATTTTCGGTCTCCCCACTTTGCGTGTCGTTTTACCTGCTTTTCGGTCTTTGATATTGTCAAAGAAAGCGTCTTGTGCTTTACCATAACGCAGCACAATGTCTTGAACAACTTGACTCGGTAGGTCTGCCCAATGCGGTTTGGTTCGCTTTTTGAGTTTCGTGATATGCTTATTGATACGACTGGCTGAAAGGTTCTTACCGAACATGCGATAATACCGACGTGCCAAGAGCATGATATGAACGTGTATTTGCCACATATCGTCAAGCATATTGCCAAGTTTGAGTGTGTTCGATTGGTGCTGAAGTTTGAATTTGTAAGATTTTCTCATGGATTATCACGTATCACGCTTTTACCCCTTTGTAGTGGGTAGGACCGACACGCTACCAAGCGGCAACGCTACAAATGTCGGTCCAACGTGATACTCTAATTATACTACATTTTTTGCTGAAAGTCAAATGTTTTTTCAATGACAAACCTATACGCCGTCTACATCCCGCAAGCTAAAGCATGGGGATTTGACGGGGAGTGTCAAGCCATAGTTTTCTTGGCCCCTGTGCACTCCTATGCACAGTCAGAGACTCGGACATGCCTTTTGGAAGTGGTCAAGTGCTTCTGCCCGATTGATTAACGCGTATTGCCGATTTCGAGTTGGCATGAGAAGATTCACGCGTTGAATTTTCTGATTCAGGTTTTCGAGTTTTTCACTATATTGCGCAATAACGCGAGCACGTTCCTGTTGCGGATACTGCTCGACGATAGCCGCTAACCGCTCCCGACGACCTTTTAAGTTTATGAGGATTCTTTCAAGTTGCACTTCTTCCCGCTTGATTTCTTTCTCTAACTCAACCCACCGAGGCGCAAACCCGTTCTCTTTCAGAAGTCGGTTTGCCATCCGTGCCTGTGGTGTGAGGAAGGGATTCGTGTCCAACTTGATCGGTTTACCTTCGCCGGGCAAATTTGCGAATTCGCCACGTTCCATTGCCTCTTCAATCTGTTTGTTGACATTGATCGGCATTTTTTAATTTTCCCTTGCGGTTCGGTAAGGTGAATTAATGGAATGGCGGACGATCAGAGGCGCATAGTTTAAAACCCCTTAACCTTCGAGCGCGGCTGCGCCGCTTACAATCTCGGAAATTTCTGTTGTGATCTGCGTTTGACGTGCCCGGTTGCGTTGGAGAATCAGTTCATCAATAAGTTCTTTTGCCTTCTGCGTAGCATTTTCCATCGCTGCCATTCGGGCTGCTTGCTCCGCGGCGTTGGAATCCAGAAGGACTTTCCACATTTGCATGTTCAGATGTTTACCGAGTAGCATTTCAAAGAGTTCCACTTGTCCCGGTTCATAAACATAATCAAGAAAAAGTTCATCCCCCTCTGGTATTTCAGGTTCTAAGGGGAGCAGCTGCTCAATAAGCACCGTCTGAAGAATAGCAGACTTGAAGTTGTTATAGATAACCTCGACTTTATCGATTTTCTTATCTGTATAAAGATGTTCAAATTCGTGAACAACATCAACAGCCGTTTGGAACTCAAGCTGACGGAAAATATTGATGTAGGCATCGGTGATGTCGTAATCGCGCCGAGCGAAATGCTCTTGCGATCGTCTGCCGATACAGATGAGCGTCACATCGGCACCACTCTCTTGATAATGTTCTATGCGTTGTGTCGTTGTCCGAATAACGTTACTGTTGAAACTACCACACAACCCACGGTCGGCGGAGACAGAAACGATGCAGACATGCTTTGTCTCGCGTTGTTCAAGTAGCGGATGCGTTATTGCCTGATTTTCAGTATCCATCTGCGAGATGAGGTGCCCTAAGATCGTGTTGAGTTTATCGGCGTAAGGACGCGTCGCATTAATATTTTCTTGGGCACGGCGGAGCCGCGCAGCAGCTACGACGCGCATTGCATCGGTGACCTGCTCAATATTTTGAATGCTGGCGATACGCCGTCGAATTTCTCGTAAGGTTGCCATTTTTTTTACTTATAGGGTCTTGGAGTTTCCTCCTACATTTGTTGGATTTTACTACGTTCAACCCAACCTACAATATTTCAAAGCATTAAACCGAACAGCAGCTCGTAAGCGTAGCGGAGGGCGGATATACGCATATAATCGTCATTTTATCCAATCTACCTGACCGAACCGCCAAGTTAAATTAAAAGTTTTCTTTGAACGCTTTTACTGCAGTGTGTAAGGTCTCAAGGAGTTCATCGCCTAACAGCCCGGTTTCTGCAACTTCTGTGAGAAGTTCGGCGTGATTCCGGTCAAGGTATTGCAAAAATTCGGATTCAAACCGTGCCACTTCTGACTCCTCAACATCATCCAAGTAACCGTTAGTGCCACAAAAGATAGAGGAGACTTCGCGTTCGACAGGCATCGGTTGATATTGCGGTTGTTTCAGCAATTCAACGAGCCGTGTGCCGCGTAGCAGCAAGGATTGCGTTGTCGCGTCCAAATCCGAACCAAATTGCGCAAAGGCAGCAACTTCTCGGAAACTCGCGAGATCNNNNNNNNNNNNNNNNNNNNNNNNNNNNNNNNNNNNNNNNNNNNNNNNNNNNNNNNNNNNNNNNNNNNNNNNNNNNNNNNNNNNNNNNNNNNNNNNNNNNNNNNNNNNNNNNNGTGATGGAAATAACGTTTGTCGGGATATAGGTCGTCAAATCGCCTTCAAAGATCTCAATAATCGGTAGAGCAGTGAGGGAACCGCCACCCAATTCATCGCTCAACTTTGCGGCGCGTTCTAAGAGACGTGAGTGTAAGTAAAAGACATCACCCGGATAGGCTTCTCTGCCCGGTGGTCTCCGTGAGAGCAGGGACATCTGCCGGTATGCCCAGGCGTGTTTTGTCAGGTCATCGTAAATAATGAGAGCGTGTTTGCCATTGTCCCTGAAGTATTCACCCATTGCAGTACCAGAATAGGGTGCGAGGTACTGAAGCGGGGACGGTGCACTCGCAGGTGCGGAGACGATCGTTGTATACTCCATGGCGTTATGTTCACGAAGTGTCGCTGCAACTTGCGCCAACGTGGAACCTTTTTGACCAATAGCAACATAGATACAGTAGACATCTGTATCCTTTTGATTCAGAATCGTGTCGATTGCAATAGCGGTTTTGCCGGTTCGACGGTCACCAATAATCAGTTCACGTTGACCTCTCCCGATCGGGGTCAAACTGTCAATAGCCTTTAAGCCTGTGTAAAGAGGTTCGCTCACCGGTTGACGTTGAACAATACCAAGCCCTTTCTGTTCGACCGGGAGTCGATGTTCTGTTTCAATGTCACCCAAACCATCAATAGGTTGACCGAGTGCGTCAACAATTCGTCCGAGGAGTGCCTCGCCTACGGGGACTTCGGGAAGTCGTCCTGTGCGTTTGGCAGTATCCCCTTCGTGTATGAGTTGGTCTTCTCCAAACAGAACGCAACCCACATTGTCTTCTTCGAGGTTGAAAGCGATACCGTAGACGCCGTTAGGAAACTCGATCATTTCACTTGCCATAGCGTTGGCAAGTCCATGCACTCGCGCGATGCCATCGCCGACCTCCAGCACAGTGCCGGAGTCATAGACATCCACGTCCTGTTCAAACTGTTGCAGTTGCTGTTTAAGGATATTTGATATTTCGTCCGGTCGGACTTCTCTTGCCATTTTTTAATTATTCCTTGCGGTTCGGTCAGGTGAATTAGAGGTTCGATCTCCTCTCCGTATATCTAGGGGAAATACCCCCAGCAAAACCCTGCGCCGATGTTGCAGGCTACAATTGTGGTTCATGTTTCCAAGATACCCAAACCGAGCCGAGACTTAATCAGAAACCACCGCGTAACATTGTCCTGCAAGCCTCTATAGGAGACCTGCCCAAGGAGCGGCACTCAGGACCCATAGTTTAAGATCCTTTTTCAAGTTGTTGTTTCAGGCGTTGGAGTTGTGTTGTAACGCTTGCATCAAAAACGGTGTCGTCTAACTGCACAATGAATCCACCCTGAATTTGTGGGTCAGTTATGGTTTCCAATCGCACCTGTTTTCCTGAATACGTGCTTAAATGCTGTGCGAGCCGTTCTTCTTGCTCTGTTGTTATGGGTACAGCTGTCGTCACTTTTGCGACGAGCCTACCTGCAGCTTCGTCAACGATTGCCGAAAAGACATCCATTATCGCGATGAGATAGCGTTCACGCTGCTTCAAAGCGAGCAGTTTAAAAAAATTAACAGTCAGCGGCTGCATCATATCAGTAAAAAGCTGCTGAAAGGTCTCGCTTTTAAATTGCGGAGACAGAATAGGGCTGTGGATGAACTGCGTAAATTCCTCAGACTGTTCAACCAACTCCCGCAGTCCATCTATATCTGCGATAACAGGTGCCAAGGCGTTCTGTTCCACGGCAGCCTCGTATAGGGCACGTGCATAAGGTTTTGCGACCCGAATGTCTCTCATACCTCGTTTTTACCTTTACTCAGTTGGCAACCTACTAATAGAGGCATCAATGATATGCTGATGTCTCTCTGCGTTGAGCTCTTCGCTTATGATTTTGCTGGCGGCATCAATTGCGAGTTCAGCGACAACGCCTCGCAGCTCAGAGATTGCTTCATCTTTCTCACGCTGAATCTCCGCTCTGGCTCTTGTGACTTCATCGTCTGCCTCTTGCCGTGCTTGTGCGAGAATTTGCTGACGTTCAGCATTTCCCTGTTCAATCGCCGCTTGAATTTTGGCTTGTGCTTCGGTCTCAATATCGGCTAAACGTTGGCGCGTCTCTGCAGTGAGCCGGTCCAATTCCTCGCGATCAGTTCTCAATTGCTCCGACTGCGTGGTGATTTCAGTGCGGCGTTCCTCTAAGAGTCCACCCACCTTACCGAAAACGAATTTCCAAAGGACCGCGAGCACAATAAGGAAACCGATAACTTGGATGATAATCGTCTGCGGATCAATACCGAGCAGTGCCAAAAGACCCCCTTCGCCGGAGGGAACTTCGGCGGCGAAAGCGTTACTGAGACACATACTCATCAAAATGACGCAGCATCCATATAGGCTCCTGTAGTGCCCCCTTTGCGAGCGTTCCTTACGAAGCGAAAGCGTATGTTTGATGTTTCGCATATGTTTATTTACTCTGTAGTTGAAACTGAAGACTTTCGGAAGTCACGCGAGCACGATCATCGCGATGGCGTGCTTCCGATAACGTCTCAATATTAACTTGCAACTTTGACCGGTCCATCGTTTTCTGGGCTTGCAAGCCTCGCCGTCCGTCTTCAGTCAAGAGATATAATATTAATTTCCGTCTCCGACATCTGTCGCAACCCGTTGCGCATCTGCATCAATCATCTCTCTCAGCATCTCGCCTTCAGGAAGTTTTGCTTGCAAGATAAAGAACATTAAGAGCGCATAGATAACGAGCGACTCGATGAGTGCCAAACCGATAATCATTGCCGTTTGGATACGCGGTGCGGCATCCGGTTGACGTGCGATACCTTCAAGAGCGGTACTTGTAGCACTTCCTTGTGCTCTTGAGGCAAAAATGACAGCGATCGGCAATCCTAAAGTTACACCGAACGCCAACACTGCTAAATAAATCATGAAATGTCCTCCTTGGACGGATAAGGGACAGTCTACACTTGTCCCACGAAATTAGTGATGCGCTTCATGCGCTTCTTCATGGTGTTCTATGAACAGCACGATGTAGATAGATGTTAAGATAGTAAAAACGAATGCCTGCAGGAAGCCAGCAAATAGCCCGAAGAACAGCATAGGCACTTGCACCGGAATAATCGGTATGGCATCTGCAATCAGCACGATAAGTCCGAGTTTTGATATTTCCGAAAAGTCGGACAGCCAGTGAACCCGCACGCGATAACTGCGCAATCACTTCAAGCGGGAACATTAAAACCCCCAACCAAGGTGGGTCACCGGCTAAATGTTTCAGATAGCCCGCTATCCCGTTCTCTTTAATCGCGATAATTTGAACGCCTATCACAGCCGTTATACCGAGCGCAAGCGTTGTATTCAAATCTGCTGTTGGAGGTTGAAGACCCGGAATGACTCCGAGATAGTTCAGGAAGAGAATGAAGATGAAATAGGAGCCGACGAATGGGATATACTTTTTGCCGTGATCGCCTAAAATACCGCCGAAGAAGTCCGTGATACTTCCTACAAACACCTCTAACAGGG
The sequence above is drawn from the Candidatus Poribacteria bacterium genome and encodes:
- a CDS encoding transposase, encoding MRKSYKFKLQHQSNTLKLGNMLDDMWQIHVHIMLLARRYYRMFGKNLSASRINKHITKLKKRTKPHWADLPSQVVQDIVLRYGKAQDAFFDNIKDRKAGKTTRKVGRPKIKPRHKYNSMTFTQAGYTFEENRIKINCIGTWFSFHKHREIKGLIKAITLKRDNCGDYWICFSCENVDDAEPKPKTGKSAGFDYGNKTFLTNSESKKIASPQFFKQSLQTLKSLSKALSRKVKGSNNWYRACRALARQHRKVARQREDWQWKLATELCTAFDTLCFETLNLDGMKRLWGRKVSDHAFGQFLQIFEQKCAKHGKTFVKISQWTATTKPCSDCGFHNKELSLSDRQWTCPECGSHHDRDVNAAINIKRAGLAA
- a CDS encoding DUF1992 domain-containing protein; translated protein: MPINVNKQIEEAMERGEFANLPGEGKPIKLDTNPFLTPQARMANRLLKENGFAPRWVELEKEIKREEVQLERILINLKGRRERLAAIVEQYPQQERARVIAQYSEKLENLNQKIQRVNLLMPTRNRQYALINRAEALDHFQKACPSL
- the atpA gene encoding F0F1 ATP synthase subunit alpha translates to MAREVRPDEISNILKQQLQQFEQDVDVYDSGTVLEVGDGIARVHGLANAMASEMIEFPNGVYGIAFNLEEDNVGCVLFGEDQLIHEGDTAKRTGRLPEVPVGEALLGRIVDALGQPIDGLGDIETEHRLPVEQKGLGIVQRQPVSEPLYTGLKAIDSLTPIGRGQRELIIGDRRTGKTAIAIDTILNQKDTDVYCIYVAIGQKGSTLAQVAATLREHNAMEYTTIVSAPASAPSPLQYLAPYSGTAMGEYFRDNGKHALIIYDDLTKHAWAYRQMSLLSRRPPGREAYPGDVFYLHSRLLERAAKLSDELGGGSLTALPIIEIFEGDLTTYIPTNVISIT
- the atpE gene encoding ATP synthase F0 subunit C, producing the protein MIYLAVLAFGVTLGLPIAVIFASRAQGSATSTALEGIARQPDAAPRIQTAMIIGLALIESLVIYALLMFFILQAKLPEGEMLREMIDADAQRVATDVGDGN
- the atpG gene encoding ATP synthase F1 subunit gamma, giving the protein MATLREIRRRIASIQNIEQVTDAMRVVAAARLRRAQENINATRPYADKLNTILGHLISQMDTENQAITHPLLEQRETKHVCIVSVSADRGLCGSFNSNVIRTTTQRIEHYQESGADVTLICIGRRSQEHFARRDYDITDAYINIFRQLEFQTAVDVVHEFEHLYTDKKIDKVEVIYNNFKSAILQTVLIEQLLPLEPEIPEGDELFLDYVYEPGQVELFEMLLGKHLNMQMWKVLLDSNAAEQAARMAAMENATQKAKELIDELILQRNRARQTQITTEISEIVSGAAALEG
- a CDS encoding F0F1 ATP synthase subunit alpha (produces ATP from ADP in the presence of a proton gradient across the membrane; the alpha chain is a catalytic subunit); the encoded protein is DLASFREVAAFAQFGSDLDATTQSLLLRGTRLVELLKQPQYQPMPVEREVSSIFCGTNGYLDDVEESEVARFESEFLQYLDRNHAELLTEVAETGLLGDELLETLHTAVKAFKENF
- a CDS encoding F0F1 ATP synthase subunit A codes for the protein MKKISFICLVVGLSLAAVAGSFAAENGHRSLLYPISKLLPDEIIPEPTRWHQPDLIPNTYFAVLVLVLFFIFVTRKLKRIPEGKGQTLLEVFVGSITDFFGGILGDHGKKYIPFVGSYFIFILFLNYLGVIPGLQPPTADLNTTLALGITAVIGVQIIAIKENGIAGYLKHLAGDPPWLGVLMFPLEVIAQLSRAGSLAVRLFGNIKTRTYRADCRCHTDYSGASAYAVLRAICWLPAGIRFYYLNIYLHRAVHRTP
- the atpF gene encoding F0F1 ATP synthase subunit B, giving the protein MRNIKHTLSLRKERSQRGHYRSLYGCCVILMSMCLSNAFAAEVPSGEGGLLALLGIDPQTIIIQVIGFLIVLAVLWKFVFGKVGGLLEERRTEITTQSEQLRTDREELDRLTAETRQRLADIETEAQAKIQAAIEQGNAERQQILAQARQEADDEVTRARAEIQREKDEAISELRGVVAELAIDAASKIISEELNAERHQHIIDASISRLPTE
- the atpH gene encoding ATP synthase F1 subunit delta encodes the protein MRDIRVAKPYARALYEAAVEQNALAPVIADIDGLRELVEQSEEFTQFIHSPILSPQFKSETFQQLFTDMMQPLTVNFFKLLALKQRERYLIAIMDVFSAIVDEAAGRLVAKVTTAVPITTEQEERLAQHLSTYSGKQVRLETITDPQIQGGFIVQLDDTVFDASVTTQLQRLKQQLEKGS